Proteins from a genomic interval of Methanofollis formosanus:
- the recQ gene encoding DNA helicase RecQ, producing the protein MHTVDALLKKYWGYTAFLPHQKEIITSVLEGRDTVAIMATGGGKSLCYQLPALYLGGLTIVISPLISLMKDQVDDLNLRGIPAAAYNSSLEYRERKEIEEHLRDNTLRLLFISPEKCMQPNFLNFLGRFPVSLIAIDEAHCISEWGHNFRPEYRQLSRLKKHFPTVPVVALTATAVPEVRNDIVRQLKVSDAREFVGSFNRTNLRYSVVPKTNPMALLLAFIGKHRNESGIVYCFSKKETEEISRELKKYGYKALAYHAGLAKTVREKVQDDFIHDNVQIVCATVAFGMGIDKPDVRYVVHYDLPKTVESYYQETGRAGRDGQSSECILFYSRGEYGKVRSMLEHDRSNEGHIRISIRKLQEMVDYCETVGCRRKYLLQYFGEEYAADNCGLCDNCDHPAETVDGTECARTIIACVEHLPTNFGIELIADVLRGSKNAKIRDNRFDLLPVYNTGAEHSKKQYRTWINDLVRQGYLARTGERYPVIALTEKSAEVMGGETRVMLPAPEASAKKRARPLSNEPSDPEERELFLRLKSLRKSIADRDGVPPYIIFPDRSLREMAGARPCDRESFGNISGVGEFKLEKYGPEFISAIEEYVREKGA; encoded by the coding sequence ACCGTCGACGCACTCCTGAAAAAATACTGGGGTTATACCGCTTTTCTCCCCCATCAGAAAGAGATCATAACATCGGTTCTGGAAGGCCGGGACACGGTGGCGATCATGGCGACGGGGGGCGGGAAGTCGCTCTGCTACCAGCTGCCCGCCCTGTACCTCGGCGGCCTCACCATTGTGATCTCCCCGCTCATCTCGCTCATGAAAGACCAGGTCGACGACCTGAACCTGCGGGGGATCCCCGCGGCCGCCTACAACAGTTCGCTGGAATATCGCGAGCGCAAAGAGATCGAGGAACACCTGAGAGACAACACCCTCAGGCTGCTCTTCATCTCCCCGGAAAAATGCATGCAGCCAAACTTCCTGAATTTCCTCGGCCGCTTCCCGGTCAGCCTCATCGCCATCGACGAGGCGCACTGCATCTCAGAATGGGGACACAACTTCAGACCGGAGTACCGGCAACTCTCCAGGCTGAAAAAACATTTCCCGACCGTTCCCGTCGTCGCCCTGACGGCCACCGCCGTCCCCGAGGTCAGGAACGATATCGTCCGGCAACTCAAGGTATCCGATGCCCGCGAGTTCGTCGGCAGTTTCAACCGCACCAACCTCCGGTACAGCGTGGTCCCGAAGACGAACCCGATGGCCCTGCTCCTGGCCTTCATCGGGAAGCACAGGAACGAATCCGGGATCGTCTACTGTTTCAGCAAGAAGGAGACCGAAGAGATTTCACGGGAACTCAAGAAGTACGGGTACAAGGCGCTCGCCTATCACGCGGGCCTCGCAAAGACCGTCAGAGAGAAGGTCCAGGACGACTTCATCCACGACAACGTGCAGATCGTCTGTGCCACCGTCGCCTTCGGCATGGGCATCGACAAGCCCGACGTCCGCTATGTCGTCCACTACGACCTGCCCAAGACCGTCGAGTCGTATTACCAGGAGACCGGCCGTGCCGGACGGGACGGGCAGTCCAGCGAATGCATTCTCTTCTACAGCCGCGGGGAGTACGGCAAAGTCCGTTCCATGCTCGAACACGACCGATCGAACGAAGGCCACATCCGAATTTCAATCCGCAAATTGCAGGAGATGGTCGACTATTGCGAGACGGTCGGGTGCAGGCGGAAATATCTCCTGCAGTACTTCGGCGAGGAGTATGCCGCGGACAACTGCGGCCTGTGCGACAACTGCGACCATCCCGCCGAGACGGTCGACGGCACGGAATGCGCACGAACGATCATCGCGTGCGTGGAGCATTTGCCGACGAACTTCGGGATCGAACTCATTGCAGACGTGCTGAGGGGTTCGAAAAATGCAAAGATCCGGGACAACCGCTTCGACCTCCTCCCGGTCTACAACACCGGTGCGGAGCACAGCAAAAAGCAGTATAGAACCTGGATCAACGACCTGGTCAGGCAGGGATATCTGGCACGGACCGGAGAGAGGTATCCGGTCATCGCTCTGACAGAGAAGAGCGCGGAGGTCATGGGGGGAGAGACGCGGGTGATGCTCCCCGCGCCTGAAGCCAGTGCAAAGAAACGTGCCAGGCCCCTGAGCAACGAGCCCTCGGATCCGGAAGAGAGGGAATTGTTCCTCCGACTCAAATCCCTGCGCAAGTCGATTGCAGACCGCGACGGCGTGCCGCCCTACATCATATTCCCTGACCGGAGCCTGAGAGAGATGGCCGGCGCCCGTCCCTGCGACAGGGAAAGTTTTGGAAATATTTCAGGCGTCGGAGAGTTCAAACTGGAAAAATACGGCCCTGAATTTATCTCAGCCATCGAGGAGTATGTGCGGGAAAAAGGGGCCTGA
- a CDS encoding flavodoxin domain-containing protein, translating to MPPRILIAYATKHETTREIADAIAATLKEQGIDAEARHVGTVDTLSGYDGFVIGSPIYMGKILKEAKQFVNHFADALHERPVAAFAVGMSCKDLTDENCRKVETAMEPVTGRIRIRGEMGMFAGRMNPSFVPVIGRFMRYDEAKTEDARDWEAIRAWAGRLLEWFGIAAK from the coding sequence ATGCCGCCGCGTATCCTCATCGCCTATGCGACCAAACACGAGACCACCCGCGAGATCGCCGACGCCATCGCCGCCACCCTCAAAGAGCAGGGCATCGACGCCGAGGCACGGCACGTTGGTACGGTGGACACTCTCTCGGGATATGACGGGTTCGTCATCGGTTCTCCCATCTATATGGGAAAGATCCTCAAAGAGGCAAAGCAATTTGTAAACCACTTCGCCGACGCCCTGCATGAGAGACCGGTCGCGGCCTTTGCCGTCGGGATGAGTTGCAAGGACCTGACCGACGAGAACTGCCGGAAGGTGGAGACAGCGATGGAACCGGTCACCGGCCGGATCCGGATCAGAGGGGAGATGGGAATGTTTGCCGGGAGGATGAACCCTTCCTTCGTCCCGGTCATCGGCCGCTTCATGAGATATGACGAGGCGAAGACCGAAGACGCCCGCGACTGGGAGGCGATCCGGGCCTGGGCAGGAAGACTGCTGGAGTGGTTCGGGATTGCTGCGAAATGA